The DNA segment GTGGAGCAGGTGGTTGCCACCCTCGGCGTACATGTCGCCGTCTCCGCCTTCGGCTATAACCGTCAGTTCCGGGTTTGCCGCCTTAACGCCCGTCGCTATGGGTATCGCCCTTCCGTGGAGCGTGTGGTAGCCGTTGGCGTTGATGTAGTGGGGCATCTTTGCCGCCTGCCCTATCCCGCTGATTATCGCCACCTGACTCGGTCTCAGGCCGAGTTCAGCCAGGGCTGAGATGAGTATGTTCCTTATGCCGAAGTTGCCGCAGCCCGGGCACCAGGCAACGTCCTCGCTTCCCGGCCTTCTGGGTTCAAAGGCCTCCCTGCCAGTGGGCAGATTCATTCTATCACCCCCTTCAGGGCGTCAAAAACCTCTTCCACCGAAAACGGCCTCCCGTCGTACTTCAGAACCTTATGCTGAACCTCAACGCCCAGCTCCTTTCTCAGCAGGTCGGCGAACTGGCCGGTGATATTGTTCTCAATGGCGATGACCGTTTTGCCCTCGAAGAGCCTCTTTGTCTCAGGGTTGAGCGGGTAGACCCAGCTGAAGTGGAGAAGAGCCACGTCATCCCTTCCGAGTTGCTCAAGGGCCTCCTCAACGGCGTGAAGCGTTGAGCCCCACGAGACCACAAGGTACTCAGCGTTCTCGCTCCCAACGAGCCTCGGCAGGGGAGCGTTTTTCTTTATGGTCTCGAGCTTCTTTATAGCTCTCTTCTCCTGCATCCTTCTCGTAAGCTCCGCATCCTCGGTTATGTCCCCCCACTCGTCGTGTTCGTTGCCGTTGGCCACCACAACTTCCTCGCCGTAGCCGGGAACTGCCCTGGGCGATATTCCATCTTCCGTAAGCTCGTACCTCCTGTAACCGGGCTTCGCCTCAACTATGTAGCGCTCGAACTTGACCTTCTCAACGTCCGGGGCAGGGAGGTTGTAGTAGGTGTCAACGAAGTACTGGTCCGTGAGGATTATCACCGGAACCTGGTACTTGTCCGCTAGATTGAAGGCCTCAACGGTTAGGTAGAACGCCTCCTCAAGGCTTCCTGGGGCGAGGATTATCCTCGGGAAGTCGCCGTGTCCGGCGTAGAGAACCAGGTTCAGGTCACCCTGCATCGTCCTCGTTGGCAAACCGGTAGCCGGCCCGGGCCTCTGCGCTAAATGCACCACCATAGGGTTCTCGGCCATCCCCGCCAGGCTTATGGCTTCGCTCATGAGCGCGAAGCCGCCTCCCGAGGTGCTCACCATCGCCCTCGCCCCGGCGAACCAAGCCCCCAAGGCCATGTTTATGGCCGAAATCTCGTCCTCGACCTGCTCGACAACTATCTCGAACTCCTCCGCGTGCTGTGCCGCGAAGGTGGAAACTCCCGTTGACGGACTCATCGGATAGAAGCTGAGGAAGTTCATGCCGCCGGCGAGGGCGCCAATTCCAACCGCCTCCGTGCCGGTTAGAAGGACCTCATCCTTAACCTTCTCGTCCTTCTGAACTTCCACGGCTATTGTTTTTTCCTCGCAGAGCTTAACGCCGAGGTCGTAACCCTTTCTTGCCGCTTCGATGTTCTTCATTACAACGTTCTCACCTTTGCTCCCGAAGCGCTTTCTTATGTACTCCTCGACCGCATCAAAGTCCCCGTGGAAGAGGCCGACTATTAAGCCCGCCGCCGTCGTGTTCAGGTAGAGCTGGCTCCCGGTTTCGAGGGCGAGCTTTGTGAGGGGCACTTCAACGAGGTTCACCTTCTCAATAAACCCTTCCTCAACGTTCTCCCTCTCGCCAAGGACGACGGTATTTTTGCCAATCCTGTCCGCAACCCAGCTCAGAACACCCTGCTTGAAGGGGACGAGGATATCTATACGCCTCACGAAAGCTCTAACGCGCCTTGAGGAGACCATTATCTCGGTCGCGTTTATTCCGCCCCTCACGCGGGACATGTACTCCTTGTTGGCATAGACGTGATAGCCGGAGCGCTTGAGCGCGTAGGTCAGAATCCCTTCGACGGTCTGAATTCCCTGTCCGGCCGCCCCGCCGAGAACTATAGAAACGTCTTCCTTAAACTCCGCCATGCGACATCACTTCCATATAAGTTCGACTTTCGACATCATAAGGTTTGTGAATTAGGCTTATATAACTTTCTTTTGTGAACCAAAAATATTTGGATGGTGGGGAGAGAATCACTCCTCAGTGAGTGCCAGTGCGGCACTCCCCGCTTCAAACTCTGCTGTGAAAAGGCCCCTCGTCCTGTTGGCTATCCAGACGAGGCTGAGCATTATGGGCACCTCCTCCAGAACGCCGACGACCGTCGCCAGTGCCGCGCCGCTCTCAAGGCCGAAGAGGGCTATCGCCACTGCCACCGCTAGCTCGAAGAAGTTGCTGGCGCCGATGAATGACGCCGGAGCGGCAACTTTGTGCGGGAGCTTCCAGAACCACGACCATCCATAGGCTATGGCGAAGATGAAGTAGGTCTGTATGGTCAGCGGGATCGCTATGAGGACTATGTGAAGCGGGTTCTCCAGGATTATCTCCCCCTGGAAGGAGAAGAGGAGTATCAGCGTGAGGAGAAGGCCGATGATTGAGACGGTGCCCAGCTTTGGGAGGAACTCTCTCTCGAACCACTCCCGTCCTTTGGTTCTGAGGATGTGTTTCCTTGAGATGTAGCCTGCTGTGAGAGGAATCACCACGAAGAGGACAACCGAAAGTAGGAGCGTGTCGTAGGGAACTGGAACCTCGTTGAGCCCCATGAGGAAGCCGACGATGGGTGCGAAGGCGAAGAGGATTATGAGGTCGTTAGTGGCGACCTGCACGAGTGTGTAGAGCGGGTCTCCGTCGGCGAGGTAGCTCCACACGAAGACCATCGCCGTGCACGGAGCTGCACCAAGGAGTATCGCTCCCGCTATGTACTCCTTTGCCAGCGAGGGCTCGATTAGGCCGAGCCTCGCCGAGAAGAGCGCACCTATGAAAAACGAGCTTATGAGGAACATGCTGAAGGGCTTTATCAGCCAGTTGGTGACCCACGTGACGGTTAGGCCCTTGAGCATCTGACCCTTGTGCACCCTCCTTATCGCGGAGAAGTCCACCTTGACCATCATGGGGTATATCATCGCCCATATCAGCACCGCTATGGGCATGTTGACGTTCGCAACGGTGAGCTTTGAGAGGGCCTCCGGGAGCGCTGGAAAGAACTTCCCGACCGCTATGCCCGCGATTATGCAGAGGAGAACCCACAGCGAAAGGTACTTCTCGAAGAGACTCAGCCCTTTCTTTCCCATTTCCCTCACCCCATTATTTGAATAGATGCTCAAATAAAAAGGTTTCCAGAACCTTAGGTTTACTACCCTTCCTGGGCTATATAGCTACATAGACTACTGCGGCAAAGGATTTAAAGCCTGTCTCGGAGCCTTTTCCGGTGAGAAAAATGGGGGAAAAGCTCGTACTCTTCGTCTGCGTCAAGAACTCAGCGAGGAGCCAGATGGCGGAGGCGTTCTTCAACCACTTCAACGACGACCCGCGCTTTAGGGCAATGAGTGCTGGCACAGAACCTGCTGAGGAGATAGACCCGCTCGCGATGAAGGTAATGGAGGAGATTGGAATCTACCTCGATGGTCAGTATCCAAAGCTCTACACCGAGGAGATGGCGGATAAAGCGTACCTCGTGATAACGATGGGTTGCCTCGACAGGTGCCCCTACGCTCCCCCCGAAAAAACGTGGGACTGGGGGCTGGATGACCCTTACGGCAAGCCCATTGAGAAGTACCGGGAGGCCAGGGACGAGATAAGGCGCCGCGTCCTGAGGCTCATTGATGACTTAAAAACCGGGAAGAGCAGGGAGGAGATAATAGGGCGAAAGAGCCTTTTCAAGATTGAATAGCGGATATCCTTGATGCTCCTGATACCTCATCCTTTCTTTGGAGGGTCTTGATCGGGCGTTGCCGTTATCTCTTCCTCGCTCATGTTGCTCTTCTTGGTGATCTGACTCACTATCTCAAAGGCCTTCTTCGTGACGCGGCCCTTTGCCACCCACTTCTTTATGTACTCCTTTGGCGGGAACTCGATGGCGTCGCAGGGGCATATCATCGCGCAGGTGTTGCATCCGACCATGCAGTTGTAGGGCCTTGCCACTACGGGCTTTCCCTCCTCTGAGTCCCAGTCAAAAACCCTCCTCCCGCAGGTGACGAAACAGATTCCGCAGCCCGCGCAGATGTCGTAGTTGATCTTCGGGTACCATTCTATCTCCTTCCTCTCAACCCCCCACCAGGGGACAACGCTCAGATCCTTAACGGGCCTTCCAAGGGCGTCTTTCCCTACGACGGGAGCTTCCACGTTGGGCATTTCCTTCACCCCATTAATCAAGAAAAAATTTTCATATAAAATATTTTTCATATGTTTTTGTTTCCAACCATCGGTTCTGGACGGTTCTGTTCAGAGAGTCTTCAAGTGCCAGGCGGCCTCAAAGAGTGAGTTTACGTTGATGTCGTCTCGGGAGAGGCGCTACTGCATAAACTCCACTTCGCCGAGGTTCATACCAAGGGGTGAGGCTTACAAGAGGCTGTTTAAATAAAAAAGAGAGGCTCAGAGCTCCTCTATGACCCCTCTGACGACCTCAAGGGGCTCCTTGATTATGTCCAGCACGTCGTCGGCGGTGTTTATGGCGACGTAGGTTTCGCCGTTCTTCTGATAGAAGAGCACCGGGCACGGTGCAAAGGAGCCTATCTCGTAGTCCTCCTTCGTCATCTCGTAGAATATCTTGGGGTTGCAGACCCAGAGAATCCTGTACGGCTCCATATCGACGCCGACCCTGGCCTTTACGACGTCGCTCGGGGTAAACTCAAGAACAACCTTGTAGCCCTTCTCCTCAAGCTTTGCCTTAAACTTCTCCTCGGCCTCCTTGAGGCCCAAGCTAA comes from the Thermococcus celericrescens genome and includes:
- a CDS encoding 2-oxoacid:acceptor oxidoreductase subunit alpha, which produces MAEFKEDVSIVLGGAAGQGIQTVEGILTYALKRSGYHVYANKEYMSRVRGGINATEIMVSSRRVRAFVRRIDILVPFKQGVLSWVADRIGKNTVVLGERENVEEGFIEKVNLVEVPLTKLALETGSQLYLNTTAAGLIVGLFHGDFDAVEEYIRKRFGSKGENVVMKNIEAARKGYDLGVKLCEEKTIAVEVQKDEKVKDEVLLTGTEAVGIGALAGGMNFLSFYPMSPSTGVSTFAAQHAEEFEIVVEQVEDEISAINMALGAWFAGARAMVSTSGGGFALMSEAISLAGMAENPMVVHLAQRPGPATGLPTRTMQGDLNLVLYAGHGDFPRIILAPGSLEEAFYLTVEAFNLADKYQVPVIILTDQYFVDTYYNLPAPDVEKVKFERYIVEAKPGYRRYELTEDGISPRAVPGYGEEVVVANGNEHDEWGDITEDAELTRRMQEKRAIKKLETIKKNAPLPRLVGSENAEYLVVSWGSTLHAVEEALEQLGRDDVALLHFSWVYPLNPETKRLFEGKTVIAIENNITGQFADLLRKELGVEVQHKVLKYDGRPFSVEEVFDALKGVIE
- the arsB gene encoding ACR3 family arsenite efflux transporter, whose amino-acid sequence is MGKKGLSLFEKYLSLWVLLCIIAGIAVGKFFPALPEALSKLTVANVNMPIAVLIWAMIYPMMVKVDFSAIRRVHKGQMLKGLTVTWVTNWLIKPFSMFLISSFFIGALFSARLGLIEPSLAKEYIAGAILLGAAPCTAMVFVWSYLADGDPLYTLVQVATNDLIILFAFAPIVGFLMGLNEVPVPYDTLLLSVVLFVVIPLTAGYISRKHILRTKGREWFEREFLPKLGTVSIIGLLLTLILLFSFQGEIILENPLHIVLIAIPLTIQTYFIFAIAYGWSWFWKLPHKVAAPASFIGASNFFELAVAVAIALFGLESGAALATVVGVLEEVPIMLSLVWIANRTRGLFTAEFEAGSAALALTEE
- a CDS encoding arsenate reductase ArsC, with translation MGEKLVLFVCVKNSARSQMAEAFFNHFNDDPRFRAMSAGTEPAEEIDPLAMKVMEEIGIYLDGQYPKLYTEEMADKAYLVITMGCLDRCPYAPPEKTWDWGLDDPYGKPIEKYREARDEIRRRVLRLIDDLKTGKSREEIIGRKSLFKIE
- a CDS encoding 4Fe-4S dicluster domain-containing protein, translating into MPNVEAPVVGKDALGRPVKDLSVVPWWGVERKEIEWYPKINYDICAGCGICFVTCGRRVFDWDSEEGKPVVARPYNCMVGCNTCAMICPCDAIEFPPKEYIKKWVAKGRVTKKAFEIVSQITKKSNMSEEEITATPDQDPPKKG
- a CDS encoding DUF302 domain-containing protein, which encodes MYRYRRKLSLGLKEAEEKFKAKLEEKGYKVVLEFTPSDVVKARVGVDMEPYRILWVCNPKIFYEMTKEDYEIGSFAPCPVLFYQKNGETYVAINTADDVLDIIKEPLEVVRGVIEEL